The proteins below are encoded in one region of Scylla paramamosain isolate STU-SP2022 chromosome 8, ASM3559412v1, whole genome shotgun sequence:
- the LOC135102640 gene encoding U3 small nucleolar ribonucleoprotein protein IMP4-like → MSEFSLRRQARLRREYLYRKSIQDRHAAIQQRKDKVKASMKEGKEIPTALQEKALALMAAGDWDDPGPQLAVELGGEAAGGPTNIDDEYRWAGVEDPKIVITTSRDPSSKLKQFAKEMKLLFPNSQRINRGNYDNKQLMAACRSNDVTDFIVVHETRGNPDALVVSHLPNGPTAYFTLADVVMRHDIPGLGTMSEQFPHLVFHNFKSPLGERIRNILKYLFPVPKDTSQRVVSFVNWDDWILFRQHTFKKVNEGKDHELTEIGPRFSMKLYRIIMGTMDQDGAADVEFVLRPYMNTARKRRFMSEEDPW, encoded by the exons ATG AGTGAGTTCAGTCTGCGGCGCCAGGCCCGGCTGCGGCGGGAGTACCTCTACCGCAAGAGTATCCAGGACCGCCATGCCGCCATCCAGCAGAGGAAGGACAAGGTCAAGGCCTCCATGAAAG AGGGCAAGGAGATTCCCACGGCCCTGCAGGAGAAGGCCTTGGCCCTCATGGCAGCAGGGGACTGGGATGACCCTGGACCACAGCTGGCAGTGGAGCTTGGTGGGGAGGCTGCCGGGGGACCCACCAACATTGATGATGAGTACAGGTGGGCAGGTGTTGAGGACCCCAAGATTGTTATCACCACCTCCAGGGATCCGTCTTCTAAGCTGAAGCAGTTTGCCAAG GAGATGAAGCTGCTGTTTCCAAACTCTCAGCGCATTAATCGTGGTAACTATGACAACAAGCAGCTGATGGCGGCGTGTCGCTCCAATGACGTGACAGACTTCATTGTGGTTCATGAGACGAG AGGCAACCCTGATGCCTTGGTAGTGAGTCACCTGCCCAATGGCCCCACTGCCTATTTCACCCTGGCAGACGTGGTGATGCGGCATGACATCCCTGGCCTGGGCACCATGTCTGAGCAGTTCCCTCACCTCGTCTTCCACAACTTCAAGTCGCCTCTTGGGGAGCGG ATTCGCAACATCCTCAAGTACCTGTTCCCGGTACCGAAGGACACCAGCCAGCGGGTTGTGTCCTTTGTCAACTGGGATGACTGGATCCTCTTCCGCCAGCACACCTTCAAGAAAGTCAATGAAGGCAAGGACCATGAGCTGACAGAGATCGGCCCGCGCTTCAGCATGAAAT TGTACCGCATCATCATGGGCACGATGGACCAGGATGGGGCGGCAGATGTGGAGTTTGTGCTGCGGCCGTACATGAACACAGCAAGGAAGCGAAGGTTTATGTCTGAGGAGGACCCTTGGTGA
- the LOC135102645 gene encoding aspartate aminotransferase, cytoplasmic-like isoform X1 produces MASTRFAEVQMAPPIEVFAVSKAFTDSTHEKKVNLSVGAYRTDDSKPWVLPVVRKVEKMLAEDDSLNHEYFPILGLEAFSTAASKILLGDSHPAFGEGRVTSVQTLSGTGGLRVAADFLHGVLKYTSVYYSSPTWGNHRLIFQLAGFTNLCTYRYWDAEKRGLNIEGMLEDLSKAPENSVVILHACAHNPTGVDPTQDQWKRIADLIESRKLFPLFDSAYQGFASGDLDHDAWAVRYFADRGFEMMGTQSFSKNFGLYNERIGNLVLMLKDPSCIPAVRSQLTLLVRGCYSNPPCHGARIVTKVLTDPALFEEWKECIRTMSGRIKEMRKGLRERLEKLGTPGTWDHITAQIGMFSFTGMTAAQAKHLADKYHIFLLSSGRINMCGITTGNIDYVAEAIHDAVSNVTQA; encoded by the exons ATGGCCAGCACCAGGTTCGCCGAGGTCCAGATGGCGCCGCCCATCGAGGTGTTCGCCGTGAGCAAAGCCTTCACGGACTCCACTCACGAGAAGAAGGTCAATCTCAGTGTGGGAG CTTACCGCACAGACGATAGCAAGCCATGGGTGCTGCCAGTGGtgaggaaggtggagaagaTGCTGGCAGAGGACGACTCTCTCAACCACGAGTACTTCCCCATCCTTGGCCTGGAGGCGTTCAGCACAGCTGCCTCCAAGATCCTGCTGGGAGACTCACACCCAGCGTTTGGCGAGGGCAGG GTCACCTCAGTGCAGACACTCTCCGGCACGGGTGGTCTGCGTGTGGCAGCAGACTTCCTGCACGGAGTCCTCAAGTATACCTCTGTGTACTATTCCAGCCCAACTTGGG GTAACCACCGCCTGATCTTCCAGCTCGCCGGCTTCACCAACCTGTGCACTTACCGCTACTGGGATGCTGAGAAACGTGGCCTCAACATTGAGGGAATGCTGGAGGACTTGTCCAAGGCTCCTGAGAACTCTGTGGTCATCCTACATGCATGTGCTCACAATCCTACTGGTGTTGATCCCACACAG GACCAGTGGAAGAGGATTGCTGACTTGATTGAGAGCAGAAAGCTTTTCCCTCTGTTTGATTCAGCCTACCAAGGGTTTGCCTCCGGAGACCTGGACCACGACGCTTGGGCCGTGCGCTACTTTGCCGACCGTGGCTTTGAGATGATGGGCACTCAGTCCTTCTCCAAGAACTTTGGCCTTTATA ATGAGCGCATTGGTAACCTGGTGCTGATGCTGAAGGACCCCTCCTGCATCCCTGCTGTGCGGTCCCAGCTGACCCTGCTGGTGCGAGGCTGCTACTCCAACCCTCCCTGCCACGGTGCACGCATTGTCACCAAGGTGCTCACTGACCCAGCTCTCTTTGAGGAATG GAAGGAATGCATCCGGACAATGAGTGGACGCATCAAGGAGATGAGAAAAGGCCTGAGGGAGCGACTGGAGAAGCTGGGGACTCCTGGTACCTGGGACCACATCACTGCCCAGATTGGGATGTTCTCCTTCACTGGCATGACAG CTGCACAAGCCAAGCACCTCGCCGACAAGTatcacatcttcctcctctccagcgGAAGGATAAACATGTGTGGCATCACCACCGGCAACATTGACTATGTTGCTGAGGCCATCCACGATGCCGTCTCCAACGTTACCCAGGCTTAG
- the LOC135102641 gene encoding peptidyl-alpha-hydroxyglycine alpha-amidating lyase 2-like, with translation MTAWGRVGAVLCCLACVSSQGAPASDYLDDNFLYEMRSLLDNPESWRGVSGGGHPRAVERWGPGIQLGQVSGVSVDPQGRPVIVHRGPRVWDQRMFNATHHYQGEEAAIGEDVVLVLDPESGSVVRSWGAGRFLLPHGVTVDQWGNTWLTDVALHQVLKFTPSGEEPQLALGEARIPGSDNTHFCKPTSVAVASSGDFFVADGYCNARVMRFAPDGMLKDTFGRRGRDGSPSALYVPHGLALDETLDALCVADRENRRVVCVRAGVQEPEEFGEHLRTLQDPYHGRVFDVAATNGALVGVGGSEGESAAMGFTADLRDGQLKDTWRPSRGFHNPHAVALSRDETAIYVAEIGPNRVWKFIVDNNGKGTRPKY, from the exons atgaCCGCCTGGGGAAGGGTGGGGGCTGTGCTCTGCTGCCTGGCATGTGTCTCCTCTCAGGGCGCACCAGCCTCAGACTATCTCGATGACAACTTCCTGTACGAGATGAGGAGCCTCCTGGACAACCCCGAGTCCTGGCGG GGTGTGTCAGGGGGCGGCCACCCCCGCGCCGTGGAGCGCTGGGGGCCGGGGATTCAGCTGGGCCAAGTGTCTGGGGTGTCTGTTGACCCTCAGGGCAGACCCGTCATCGTCCACCGCGGACCCCGCGTCTGGGACCAGAG GATGTTCAACGCCACGCACCACTACCAGGGGGAGGAGGCGGCCATCGGGGAGGacgtggtgctggtgctggacCCGGAGTCTGGGTCTGTGGTGCGGTCCTGGGGCGCCGGCCGCTTCCTGCTGCCCCACGGGGTGACGGTGGACCAGTGGGGCAACACCTGGCTGACGGACGTCGCCCTCCACCAGGTGTTGAAG TTCACTCCCAGCGGGGAAGAGCCACAGCTGGCACTAGGAGAGGCGAGGATTCCCGGCAGCGACAACACTCACTTCTGCAAGCCCACCAGTGTCGCTGTGGCATCATCCGGCGACTTCTTCGTGGCGGACGGCTACTGCAATGCCCGCGTAATGAGGTTCGCTCCTGATGGCATGCTGAAGGACACGTTCGGCCGCCGCG GCAGGGACGGAAGCCCCAGCGCTCTGTACGTGCCACACGGCCTGGCCCTGGACGAGACCCTGGACGCCCTGTGTGTGGCGGACAGGGAGAACAGGCGTGTGGTGTGCGTGCGGGCCGGTGTACAGGAGCCTGAGGAGttcggcgagcacctgcgcacCCTCCAGGACCCTTACCACGGCAGGGTGTTCGACGTGGCCGCCACCA ACGGGGCTCTGGTGGGCGTGGGCGGCAGCGAGGGGGAGAGCGCCGCGATGGGCTTCACCGCAGACCTTCGTGACGGACAGCTGAAGGACACGTGGCGGCCCTCCCGAGGCTTCCACAACCCGCACGCCGTGGCCCTCAGCAGGGACGAGACGGCCATCTACGTGGCCGAGATTGGCCCCAACCGGGTATGGAAGTTCATCGTAGACAACAACGGCAAGGGAACCCGGCCCAAGTACTGA
- the LOC135102645 gene encoding aspartate aminotransferase, cytoplasmic-like isoform X2 has product MASTRFAEVQMAPPIEVFAVSKAFTDSTHEKKVNLSVGAYRTDDSKPWVLPVVRKVEKMLAEDDSLNHEYFPILGLEAFSTAASKILLGDSHPAFGEGRVTSVQTLSGTGGLRVAADFLHGVLKYTSVYYSSPTWGNHRLIFQLAGFTNLCTYRYWDAEKRGLNIEGMLEDLSKAPENSVVILHACAHNPTGVDPTQDQWKRIADLIESRKLFPLFDSAYQGFASGDLDHDAWAVRYFADRGFEMMGTQSFSKNFGLYNERIGNLVLMLKDPSCIPAVRSQLTLLVRGCYSNPPCHGARIVTKVLTDPALFEEWKECIRTMSGRIKEMRKGLRERLEKLGTPGTWDHITAQIGMFSFTGMTGKHPATVFCQCYLTASLPQLHKPSTSPTSITSSSSPAEG; this is encoded by the exons ATGGCCAGCACCAGGTTCGCCGAGGTCCAGATGGCGCCGCCCATCGAGGTGTTCGCCGTGAGCAAAGCCTTCACGGACTCCACTCACGAGAAGAAGGTCAATCTCAGTGTGGGAG CTTACCGCACAGACGATAGCAAGCCATGGGTGCTGCCAGTGGtgaggaaggtggagaagaTGCTGGCAGAGGACGACTCTCTCAACCACGAGTACTTCCCCATCCTTGGCCTGGAGGCGTTCAGCACAGCTGCCTCCAAGATCCTGCTGGGAGACTCACACCCAGCGTTTGGCGAGGGCAGG GTCACCTCAGTGCAGACACTCTCCGGCACGGGTGGTCTGCGTGTGGCAGCAGACTTCCTGCACGGAGTCCTCAAGTATACCTCTGTGTACTATTCCAGCCCAACTTGGG GTAACCACCGCCTGATCTTCCAGCTCGCCGGCTTCACCAACCTGTGCACTTACCGCTACTGGGATGCTGAGAAACGTGGCCTCAACATTGAGGGAATGCTGGAGGACTTGTCCAAGGCTCCTGAGAACTCTGTGGTCATCCTACATGCATGTGCTCACAATCCTACTGGTGTTGATCCCACACAG GACCAGTGGAAGAGGATTGCTGACTTGATTGAGAGCAGAAAGCTTTTCCCTCTGTTTGATTCAGCCTACCAAGGGTTTGCCTCCGGAGACCTGGACCACGACGCTTGGGCCGTGCGCTACTTTGCCGACCGTGGCTTTGAGATGATGGGCACTCAGTCCTTCTCCAAGAACTTTGGCCTTTATA ATGAGCGCATTGGTAACCTGGTGCTGATGCTGAAGGACCCCTCCTGCATCCCTGCTGTGCGGTCCCAGCTGACCCTGCTGGTGCGAGGCTGCTACTCCAACCCTCCCTGCCACGGTGCACGCATTGTCACCAAGGTGCTCACTGACCCAGCTCTCTTTGAGGAATG GAAGGAATGCATCCGGACAATGAGTGGACGCATCAAGGAGATGAGAAAAGGCCTGAGGGAGCGACTGGAGAAGCTGGGGACTCCTGGTACCTGGGACCACATCACTGCCCAGATTGGGATGTTCTCCTTCACTGGCATGACAGGTAAGCATCCCGCTACTGTCTTCTGTCAA TGTTATCTTACTGCATCCCTTCCTCAGCTGCACAAGCCAAGCACCTCGCCGACAAGTatcacatcttcctcctctccagcgGAAGGATAA